ATCAACCCCGCTATCCATGCGTCTCCTGCTCATCGGCGACATTGTCGGCAAACCGGGACGGCAAATTGTTTGCCGGGCCCTCAAGCCGCTGATCGAGCGCGAGCGGCTCGATTTGGTCGTCGCCAATGCCGAAAATGCCGCCGGCGGTTCCGGCCTGACCCCGGCCATTTATCATGAGCTGATTGCCGCCGGCGTCGATGTAGTCACGCTGGGCGATCACATTTACCGTCGAGCCGAGGTGTTTGAGATGCTGCACTCCGAAGCCAACATCGTCAAGCCGGCCAATTATCCTGCCGAGGCTGCGGGTCGAAATTTCGCCGTGGTGAAAGCCCGCAACGGCGTTTTGTGTGCCGTGTTCAGTTTGCTGGGACGCGTCTTCATGCGGCCAGTCGATTGCCCGTTCAAAGCGGCCGACCGAGTCTTGGCCGCGATTCCTCCTGAAGTGCGCGTCATTC
This genomic window from Pirellulales bacterium contains:
- a CDS encoding TIGR00282 family metallophosphoesterase, yielding MRLLLIGDIVGKPGRQIVCRALKPLIERERLDLVVANAENAAGGSGLTPAIYHELIAAGVDVVTLGDHIYRRAEVFEMLHSEANIVKPANYPAEAAGRNFAVVKARNGVLCAVFSLLGRVFMRPVDCPFKAADRVLAAIPPEVRVILLDFHAEATSDKQLMGRYLDGRVSAVLGTHTHVPTADECLYPQGTAFQCDVGMTGPYESILGRQIDRVLETTLTFTPTAFDVATGDVRLSGTIVDIDPATGRATAIRRLVIRENELS